The Vidua macroura isolate BioBank_ID:100142 chromosome 29, ASM2450914v1, whole genome shotgun sequence genome segment TtccagaggaaggagagagaggacGGCAGCTTTCCTACTCACACCTCGCTCCCCTGGAGCTGTGTCCTACTGGCACGGGGCAGCGTGGAGCAAAACCGCAGCTGGCTGGGCTCCTGATGGGATTAACATGTGTTAATTGCCCCGCAAACTCAGGCAGCTCTTGTCACAACCCCTACTGGGGTCCCAGTTCCCATCCCTCCAGAGTGTGCCATGCCCTGGGTGAtgctcacctgggctggggtgggtgcCCAAGCCCCGTGGGAGGAGAGGTGGCTGAGGTGGAGTCGGTGCTGGATGGCATCTGTGAGCTTGTGCACGACCCGTttgtgggcagctctggggctgtcctgtggcGGAGAGAACCTATTTGTGTGACGGGCTAAGTGGGTTTGCCCCAGGGCTGAGGCCAGTGCCCCATGATGCAGGGGAGGGGTGCCCCATCATGCCTCACCTGACAGCGGGAAAGCAAAATCAGAGCCTCCTGATAGTGCCCGATGGCTTTCTGGGGGTCTCCCAGGTGGAAGCACGCTGCGCCCAGCCCCTCGCACGCTTGCCACTGCCCCTGCAAATCCCCTGGGAGCAAAGGGCTGCATCGGTCCCTGCGCTGCTCAGCCGAGATCCCCGGCAGGCAGCGTTACCCAGCCTGGCTCCgggatgctgcagggctgcctgtgcctccCCTCACCCGAGTCCCGGAAGGCTTGCAGGGCGTGCAGGTAGCTCTCCGCGGCTGCCCCGTGGTTCCCGAGCCGGCTGCAGGCGTACGCCAGGTTCCCAAAGCTCTGCCCCTGAGCCCTGCGGTTCCCCAGAGCGCCTGGAATTGGGAACACGGGGCTCCATGCCGAGCTGGCACGTCCGGCAAAGCCAAGAGGCAGAGACAGCGGCGTGAGCTACCGTGGAGCGCGGCCGCGCGCCGGTGCCAGCCCAGCGCGGCGCCGAAGCTGCGCTGGGCGTTGTGGGCAGCGCCCAGGTTCTGCAGCAGCGCGGCctcccggtgccggtcccgCTGCGGCTCCGCACCACACAGCCCCAAGGCCCGCTCGAAGCTCTcggcagccagggagaagatGTGGAGCTGCGAGTAGCCGAGGCCGATGTCGTTGTAGAGTTTCcctgggggacagagagggaaagCAAGGCGTGGGAGCCGCTCGCCAGGGCCCTGAGAGCGAAGGGCGCGGCGTTACCTCGCAGGGCCAGGTCGGGGATGGCCTCGCAGAGTGAGCGGCACCGGGCGAGGACCCCGGCGATCTCCGCCGCCCGGAACCGCCGGCTCTGCAGCATGGAGCCGCTCGCCCGGCTCAGAGCCACGGCCGCGGCCTCGGGGCTCTCGGCCGCCGCGTAGGCCCGTGCCGCCTCCAGGAAGCACCGCGCGGCCCGGGCCGGCTCGCGCATCCCCAGGTAGCAGCAGCCCATCTGCACGCAGGTCCCCGCTCGGCTGCCAGCCTGCGCGGCACCGGCGTGGCCGGAGACTTTCTCAAAACGCTCCAGAGCCTTTGGAAAATCCTGGAGGCCTTCATGTGCCGCCCCGACGCTGAAATAAAGGCTCCCCAAGCGGTCCCTGCTCTCCGCCTCTGAGGGCTGGGACTGGAGGAGGAACTCAAAGGCCTTTTTGGGCTTCCCAGTCTCCACATAGGCAGCCCCCAGGTTAAAAGCACAAGCCCTGTGGAGCTGGGGGCTCAGTGCGtccctggagaggagcagggccTTCCTGAAGCACCCCACTGCCTCCCGCCCGGCGCCCAGGGCCAGCGCCCGATGTCCGGCTCGTGTGAGGCCCTCGATCGCATCCACCCGCCCCGCCGCCTCATCCCCTCCCTCcggagcagctgccctggcctCAGCCTTCTTCTTCTTACGGCTCTTCTTGCAGCTGGTGGGGGCCGCAGGGGTGGTGGATCCTGTTGGGGCAGAGGGGGCAGTGGGGTGTTTGGGGGCAGAGGGGGCAGTGGGGTgtgtggggacagtggggtgtGTGGGTCCTGTGGGTCCTGTGGGGGCAGAAGGGGCAGTGGGGTGTGTGGGTCCTGTGGGGGCAGAGGGGGCAGTGGGGTGTTTGGGGGCAGAGGGGGCAGTGGGGTgtgtggggacagtggggtgtGTGGGTCCTGTGGGTCCTGTGGGGGCAGAAGGGGCAGTGGGGTGTTTGGGGGCAGAGGGGGCAGTGGGGTGTGTGGGtcctgtggggtctgtgggggctgtggggtctgtggggtctgtgggtcctgtggggtctgtggatcctgtggggtctgtggggtctgtggggtgtgTGGGtcctgtggggtctgtggggtctatgggggctctgggggcggTGGGGTCTGTGGGtcctgtggggtctgtggggtc includes the following:
- the TTC24 gene encoding tetratricopeptide repeat protein 24 gives rise to the protein TAPSAPTGSTTPAAPTSCKKSRKKKKAEARAAAPEGGDEAAGRVDAIEGLTRAGHRALALGAGREAVGCFRKALLLSRDALSPQLHRACAFNLGAAYVETGKPKKAFEFLLQSQPSEAESRDRLGSLYFSVGAAHEGLQDFPKALERFEKVSGHAGAAQAGSRAGTCVQMGCCYLGMREPARAARCFLEAARAYAAAESPEAAAVALSRASGSMLQSRRFRAAEIAGVLARCRSLCEAIPDLALRGKLYNDIGLGYSQLHIFSLAAESFERALGLCGAEPQRDRHREAALLQNLGAAHNAQRSFGAALGWHRRAAALHGALGNRRAQGQSFGNLAYACSRLGNHGAAAESYLHALQAFRDSGDLQGQWQACEGLGAACFHLGDPQKAIGHYQEALILLSRCQDSPRAAHKRVVHKLTDAIQHRLHLSHLSSHGAWAPTPAQEPSQLRFCSTLPRASRTQLQGSEVGKAQAEDELYWRMPGAHPGYSGTRVALTGGLALESCNPSGLLGSSGEDDDGPSSAPGYHSEPQANSTRITSPLPLAKPPHAGLQLHKYHRQPEHRFSSEPRPGGLAPHSTGHQNRQTLPPRPPESLDDDPTATAAGCWPRRGPRTGTGTLSLVCSLV